The Nitrospirota bacterium genome includes the window ACTCGTGGACCAGGATATTGCGAAAGCCCTTCATATCCTTGAGCGTTGCGGCAAGCCCCTCAGAGATCACGTCCTTCCGCGCAAGCGCGTTGAACAAGTCGGCCTCCTCCGAGCTGTAGCCCAAACGAAGCCCCATCACCAGAAGGTGACAGACATCGATCGTCGCCTCCACTGAGATCTGCAACAGGCGCTCGCACGCGCGCTTCTTCTCCGGACGCAGGAACTCCTCGAAGCTCCCGGGGGCGATCGCACGGAGTTCACGCACGTACCGTTCGAGCTCATCGAGTTTTCCCAAAATCCGGCCGCGGTCAACCACGCGCGACCTCGTCCAAGTAGCGCTGGTAGTACGGCCGAAAGTCCTCCCACGCTTGCGCCGTGCGAAATGCCAGCTCGTAAAGGCGGTCTTCGTCCCGCACGAAGAGGAACTTCGCTTCCTTGAGCACACGGTGACGAATGTAGAGCGGGAGTTGCTGGAACACCTGCACGTCGGCGTCGCTCAGCCCCAAATACTCCAGTTTTTTTTCCGACAGCGCTAGGGGCTCATACCGAGCCGGCTCGAGCATCAGGCACACGTCGATGTCCGAGTCGGGCCGTGCGTCGCCGCGGGCGTGGCTGCCGTACAACGCCACCGCGAGGACGTTGGCGTCGTCACGGGCGTGCGCCACGATGCAATCGAGTACCCTCGCGACTTTGGTTGGGAACTCCGCCATCCAGTGGCCGATCACCCTGCGTGCTGGATCAAGAGCTTCGCGAACGCACGGAGATCACCTAAGCGCTTCTCGACAATCGCGCGCACGATATCGAGATTGAGACTGCCGTAGTCGTGCACCGCAACATTGCGGAAGCCCACCATGGCCCGCATTTTGTCGCCAAGCTGCGGTTCGAGCAGCCCCGCCTTTTGCATCAAGGAAAACGCCTCCCGGCTCTCTTGCGGGAGCCCGAGGTGTCCGGTTCGGACCAGGTGCATGGCCCCGTCGATCGCGGCTTCACACGCGCGCTGCAGGTTCAAGATGATGGCGTCCTGCCGCATACAGTCCTCGGCGAACTCGGCTTCATGGCCGATGTAGTCTTCGGCAATCCGCTTCAGGCAGCGCTCGATGATGGCCGCCTTCGCCAATAAGACATCATCCACCATACACGCTTCCCCGCGCGAGAATGTCCGCCACCAGCGCCCGGCGCTCCTCGTTGAACCGAGCGTACGAGGAGAACACGTAGTCCTCAAACACACTGCCCGCGCGCTCGTCGGCGCAATACAACCGCTCGCCGTACGCCACGATTTGAGCGCGAAGGATCGTGGGAGCTTTGAGCAGGTCCACCAAATCAACCTGACGCCCTGCCACATCGCTCAGGGCCCCGCTGAGTTTGAGCATAGTGTCAAACGTCAGAGGCCGAGCAGGCAGGACAGCCAGATCCACATCGCTGTCTGGCCGCTCGTGCTGAGTTCCGGCAGAACCGTAGCGGTAGATCGCCACCACGTCCGGAAGTCCGTCGCGAATGCAACGGACCGCTGCGTCAAAATTGCGAGTCATGCAGACCTCGACGGTTAGGGCGAAGAAGGCGATTCACCACATGAGCGCTGGGAGCGCGCCCGCCACTTATACCGCAGACTGCAGCGGGACTCAAGCGGACCCCATTCGGCCCTTCATGGACGGGCTCCTATGCGTTTCAGGGCGTGCGCCACGTCCAGCACCCAGGTCCCGTCCGGCAGTTTGTAGCCGGCCTTGGTCCGACACACGATCATCTTCTCCTTCACGCGTCCCTTTTCCGCGGTCCCGAACGCCCGCAGTCCCGCGGCATCCGCCGGCTCGGGCTGCTCCTTCCATTTGCACTCGATCGCCACCAGCGCCCCGGCCGCGCGCTCGATCACCAGGTCCACCTCCGGCCCGCCCGCGGTGCGCCAGTAGCCCACGAGCGCGGTATCGGCGCGGCCGGCGGCTTGGCGCACGATTTGCCCGAACACGTGCGATTCCCAGAACGCGCCGACGAGTGCGGACGTTGTCAGCGCGCGCTCGGAACGAAATCCTGCGAGGAACGCGGCCAGTCCCGTGTCCAGAAACGCGAGCTTGGGCGCCTTGACCAGTCGCTTGGTGCGGTTGCTGAAATAGGGCTCGATCAGCGCCACGACCCCGGAGGTCTGCAACAGGCCCAGCCATTTCCTGGCCGTGTTCGGTGCGACGCCGGTGTCACGAGCCAAGTCCGAGGAGTTGAGCACCTGCGAGGTTCGCAGCGCGCACGCGCGCAGGAAGCGATTGAACTCGGGAAGGTCCGCCACCCGCATGACATTGCGCACGTCACGTTCCAGGTAGGTGGCCACATACGCCGGAAACCACAGATCAGGGTCGGCGCCGGTGTGCAGTTCCGGGTACCCTCCAAGAAACAGGTACCGGGTCTCATCGATCGCGTAGTCCGCAGCAGACAACTCGGCCTTAGATAGCGTGTACAGGTTGAGCACACCACAGCGCCCGGCCAGACTCTCCGACACGCCCTGCATCAGCGCAAACACCTGGGAGCCGGTCAGCAGATATTGGCCGGGCGAGCGGTCCCGGTCGATCCTGACCTTGAGGTGCTTGAGCAGCGAGGGTGCGTACTGAATCTCGTCGATGACCACCGGCGCCGGGTACTCTTCGAGCAGCGCGTCAGGCGCGGTGCGCGCGGCCTCGGCGTTGGCCGGCAAATCGAGACTCAGGTAGGAAGCGCGCGGATAGAGATGGCGCAGCAGCGAGGTCTTGCCCGTCTGCCGAGCGCCGGTCACCAACACGGCCGGGAACTGCCGGGCCATGCGCCGCACGAGCGACTCCGACTCTCTGGCAATCCACATGCCGATATTATGCAGTCAGACTGCAAATTATGCAAGACGGCAATCCGCCCCTACGACGGGGTGTTCATCCGAACAAATCCGTTGCAGGCACGTCACGAAGCCGCGCAAACCGCTGATCCTTGGCCGACAGGACCGGCTGCGACACCGGCCACGCAATCCCGATCTCCGGGTCGTTCCACAGGATCCCCCGCTCGTCGTCCGGCGCATAGAGATTGGTGCACTTGTACATGAAATCGGCCGAGTCGCTCAGCACGCAGAACCCGTGGGCAAAGCCGGGCGGGATGTAGAATTGTCTAGGCTCCTCGCCTGACAGCCGCTCGCCGTGCCACTTGCCGAACGTGGGCGAGCTCCGGCGAATATCCACCGCCACGTCGAAGACCTCGCCGCGCACCACCCACACCAATTTGCCCTGCGGCCGCTTGAGTTGATAGTGCAGCCCGCGCAGCGTGCCTTTGACCGAGTGCGAAGTGTTGTCCTGCACGAACGGCCCGGTAATTCCGGCCTCGGCGTACCGCCGCGCGTGGTACGTTTCCCAAAAGAACCCGCGGCTGTCGCGAAAGACCTTGGGCTCGATGACCAGCAAGCCGGCAAGCGGCGTCTCTTTGACGTTCACGGGGCCTCGGAAACCACCATCCGTGCGGTTTCGACGACGTGGTAGGCACCCTCGCGTGCTTTTTTGGCGTCATCCACGTCGTACTCTTCGGTCGGAATGAAGTCTATATCCCCATAGAACGAGAGCTCGCGGTCTTTTCTGAGCTCCTTGGAAATTTCGGCCAACCGATCGACTCGAGCCGACACCTCGGCAACAAATCGGCCGCGATGTTCTTTCAGAAACGAACCGACGTCATGGACTTTTGGCGGTTCGATTCCGACCGAACGAAGCATCGCCTTCAACGCGAGTTCGACGACTTCCTGCGCTTCTCGAATGACGTCGGAGTACGCTCCGTTCCGGAGCAGCACGTCCAGGATTTCGAGACGAGCCATCGCTTTTTTGAGATAGCTCCTCGCCAGCGAGCCGCTCGTCATAATATCTCGAAGACTTCACCAGGCTTATAGTCCGGCTTCAGGTCCCAATACCAGGCGTTACCTTTCCAGATCCGTTTGGATCCCAGTTCAGTCATCCTCCTCCGCAAGCGATCCAGCCTTCTCGCGAACGCGCCGTCTCGGTCGAACAGGATCTTGGCGTCCTCCACCATATCGAAGAAGAGAGGACTCCCGATTTCCACTTCCTCCGGAGTCTTAAACACCACCGAGAGTTCCGTCGTGACGCCGAGGCCTGCGAGGCGCCGCATCTCGGGCTCCAAGAGCCGCTCCACGTCCTGGAACTCTATGCGACGGCGAGGCTGCCCTTTAGGCAACCCCCGGGCGACGACCAGCAGATCGACATCCGAGTCGAACCGCATGGTGCCTCGTGCCACTGATCCGTATACGACGACACTCACCAAACGGTCGCCGTACACGGCTTTGACCGCATCGAGTACTCGCTCCTGAAGGGACGCGAACGCCTCGTGTAACGTGCCCATGCCGGGGACAATACTCTATTCCCGAAAGGAGTTCAACGGACTGGGTTCTGGAAAGCCGCGACCACCCGCTTCAGTCCCGCCTTGATGTTCACCCTGGGTTTGTACCCCAGGAGCGCGTCGGCGCGCGTCAGACCGGCCAGGGAGTGTTTCACGTCGCCGGGCCGGGGATCCACGTATTCGGGTTTGGCGGAGACTTTCAACAACCGCGCGATCTCGGTGTACAGCGCATTGATCGTGGTGCGGTCGCCGTACGCGATGTTCATGGCTTCGCCCAGCGCGTGTTTGCTGCGGCACGCGAGCAGGTTGGCGCGCACGCAATCGTCGATGAACGTGAAGTCACGCGACTGCTTGCCGTCACCGTAGATCGTCACGGGCCGGCCCGATGCCAGCGCCGACACGAATCGCGGAATCACGGCCGCGTATTGCGACTCAGGGTCCTGCCTGGGACCGTAAATGTTGAAGTACCGGAGCGCCACGGTGGGCAGACCGTACGCCCGATAAAAGACCTTGCAGAACTGTTCGCCGGCCAGCTTGCTCACGGCATAGGGCGACAGCGGGTTGGTCGGGAGCGACTCCACCTTGGGCAGCACCGCCGTATCCCCATACACGGACGACGATGACGCGTACACGAACCGTTTGACCTTGGCCTCTTTGGCCGCCCACAACATATTAAGCGTGCCAGTGACATTGACCGCGGTCGTGCCCACCGGGTCGGCCACGGATCGAGGGACGGAGGGCAGCGCGGCCTGGTGCAGGACATAGTCCACCCCCGCCACGGCCTCCGCGCAAGTCTTGGGATCGCGGATGTCGCCTTCGATCACCGTCAGCCTCGGATCGCCCGGAGCGACCTTGCACCGGGCCATGACCGCATCGAGATTCGCGCGCTTCCCCGTCGCAAAGTTGTCGAGGACTCGGACAGTGTGGCCCTTGGTCAACAGGGTCTCTACCAGGTGAGAACCGATGAAGCCGGCGCCGCCGGTGACCAAGTACCGTGATCCGCCGATAAGGCGCGACTGCTGCGTTGTCATCTCAGTCTGCCCGGAACCTGCGAAAGGCCACCCCCTCCCTTGCCCTCCCCCGTTGAGGGGGAGGGTGCCTTGTCGAGGGTGCGCCAGAGGGTCAAACGTTCGCCCCTTCCCCTCCCTCTTGCGGGGGAGGGGAGGGTGGGGGGTGCATTGTCATGCCGCCGGGTGAGCCGCTGGTTCTGATGCCGGATTGCATCATAACTTGACGATCTTTCCCCGTCCCTCTTTCACATTCTTCGTGGCATTTCGCGTATCGATCACCAGCTTGGCCTGCTTGACCATCGCCTTGTAGTCGAACGCGCGGTGGTCGGTCACGATCACCACGGCGTCATAACCAGACAGAGCATCCGGTTTGACGGATTTGAGTGTCCGCCCGTCGCCCACGTCCAATGACGCCACGTGCGGATCGGTGTAGGCCACCTTGGCTCCTTTGGATTCGAGGAGGCGGATGATGTCGAGGGCGGGTGACTCGCGCACGTCGTCCACGTCGCGCTTGTACGCCACGCCCGCGATCAGCAGCTTGGACCCGTTCACGCTCTTCTTGACTCCGTTCAGCGCGTCGGCCACCAGCTCCACCACGTGCTCGGGCATCTTGGTGTTGATCTCGCTCGCCAGCTCGATGAACCGGGCGTTGTAGTTGAAGGCTTTGAGCTTCCATGAGAGATACAACGGGTCGATCGGGATGCAGTGCCCGCCCAACCCCGGTCCGGGGTAGAACGGCATGAACCCGAACGGCTTGGTGGAGGCCGCGTCGATGACTTCCCACGCGTCGATCCCCAGGGTCCGGCACATGAGCGCCACTTCGTTCGCCAAGCCGATGTTGATGGCGCGGAACGTGTTCTCGAGCAGCTTCACCATCTCAGCGGCCTGCGTCGAGCTCACTGGAATGACGGTATCGACCGCGTGGCGGTAGAGCGCGACCGCGCGTTTGGTGCACTCGGGAGTGACGCCGCCGATGATCTTCGGGGTGTTCCGCGTGTGGAAGGTCGGGTTGCCCGGATCCACGCGCTCAGGCGAAAACGCCAGAAAAAAATCCTTGCCGACCTTGCGCCCGTCCCTGGCCAGCTCCGAGAGCATGACCTCGTTGGTGGTGCCGGGATACGTGGTGCTCTCCAGCACCACGAGCTGGCCTTGCGGCAGGTACTTGGCGACCTGCTCGGTCGCAGCCGCGATAAAGGAAATGTCCGGGTCTTTGGTCTTTCGCAACGGCGTCGGGACGCAGATGCTGACCGCGTCGACCTTCCGGAGCGCGGAGAAATCGGTCGTGGCCGTCAACCGCCCCTTCGAGACCACGGAGCGAAGATCCTGATCCCGGACGTCCTGGATATACGAGCGCTGGTCGGAAATCGCCTTGATCTTCTTGGGGTCCACGTCGATCCCGACCACGGAGAACCCCGCCTTCGCAAACTCCACGGCCAGCGGGAGCCCGACGTAGCCCAGGCCGATAACGCCGATGGTGGCGGTCTTGTTGTTGATGTCGTCGAGTGTTGGCACAATTTCCCCTTTTACCCTGGAAAGAGTTGCTCCCCGTAGAGCCGGCGACGCTTTGCGCTGCGAATGTACTCTACGAAAAACGCAAGGACCGCGAACCCGAACAGCCCCACCATCGCAGCCAGCACGACCACGATCAGCCGCCGCGGGCCGACTGGAACCGTAGGCAGCACCGGCGCGCTGCGGACCTTGGTGTTCTCCGAGCGTGTGCGCGACGCGGCCAGTTCCACGATCCGATTTTCATAGTCCGCGCGTTGGCCGGCCATCTGGGTCAGCGAGCTTTCCACGTCATAGATGTCGGTTTGCGCTTTGCGACCGCGGAGCTCGCTCTCATTGCGCTCCCGGTAGAGCTCGTCCAGGTGCATTTGCCTACTCTGAAACAAGGTCTGCTCCCACAAAGCTTCCGATGCGTTGGGTTTGGCCTCGGACAGGCGGGTCCGCGCCTGGCTCATCTCACTCTCCAGGCGCGAGATGTTACGCTCCACTGTTTCCCGGTATTTGGACTCCCCGACCATTTGCGCCCGGAGGTCCGTGATCTGGCGTTTGAGCGTCTCTTGCTGCAATCCCGCCACGTGATTCTTCTCCCGAAGGCTCTCCTGCTCGCGATCAATGATCGCCAGCCCAGCCTGGTACTGTCGCGAGTGCTCGTCGACCAATTCATTGGCCAGAAACGTCAGGCCATCGACGACCTGCTGCGGATCGGAGAGTCTAAGCGAGAGTTCCACCAATGTCGTGGCTGCGACGTCGAGATCGTTCTTGATGACTTTCACCTTCAGCGCGTTGCGCATCGCAGACAGCGTGAGCTTATCTGCACCAAGATGACTGCGCAGTTTTTCGAGCATGGCGTCGCCGGTCAGGACCTGGGAAATGGTCTTGGGGTCCTCGATCAGTCCGAGGCGTGTCTCCCCAGCGCTGGCAGCCGTGAAGACGGTGCCGACCTTGAGCAGGAGAGACGCTTGGTAGCTCTTGGGCGTGACCAGCCCGTACACGACGGCGAGCGCCACCAATGCAGCGGTGCCGAGGCCGATGAGCCAACGGTGCTTCCACAACACCTCGAGGTAGTCGATCAGCTCGACCTGCTCCTCTTGGGCCGTTGTCGGAACGTCTTCGGTAACAGGCGTCATGCGTCAGCGCGTCTCCCCCACCAGTCACCGAGCGTGTACGGGTCGTCCGTGGGTACGGACGGCGGTTCGGCGGGGGATCAAGAACGGCCGATTGTAGCAGAGCCGCGACGGCACAGGCAAGACACGTTCCGGGGTTTCTTGTCATTTTTTTACGGGATGGCAATTCCCTTCGAAACGTGGCATACTGCGCTCCGTTTTCGTTTCCCGATACACCATCGTGGGAGGGCTCTTGATGTCGCGCAGCGATTCCCACCACGCTCCTCCACCGTTTCGAGAAGAATCCCCGCAGTTTACTGATCCCGAGCCAACGATCGCGGATTACGTATTGGTGCTGGCGCGGCGCAAACGGCTGATTGCGATCATCGTGGCGATCAGCGTCACGGCCGGGCTCGCCCACGCCCTGCTGGCAACCCGCTCCTACACGGTCCAAACCGCCATCGAGATCGGACGCGTCAACGGCGAGAAGCTCATCGATCCGCCGGAGACCATCCTAGCCAAGCTGAGCCACGCGTACATTCCGGATGTCGTCCATACCTATCGGGCTCTGCACCCCGATGCACCGAACGCCAAGGTCACGGCCAAGATCCCGAAGGGGAGCGAAGTCGTGGTCCTGGAGACTCGGGGGCCTCTCGATCACGAGTCGACCTACCGGTCGCTCCACGAAGCCATCTCCCAACGGCTCGTCAGCGACCACCAGCGCACGGCCGACCAGACGATTCGGCAGTACGAATCCGATCTATCGCGTGCCAAACTCAAGCTCGACGAGTTGTCGGATCGTCGCGTGTTCATGGTGCAGGAGAAGCTTCTGCAAGGCGAGATCGAACGAGCCCAGTTGCGTTTGGAAGGCCTCAAGGACCAGGCCAAGCTGATCGAGACCGAAGCCAAACGATTCGACGCGACCAAGAAACTCCTCACCCAGCAGGTGGCTGATTTGCGCGCCGACATTGCCTCAGCCAGCAACCATCGTACCCAAGCGGCACCGGATGCCACGGACGGCGCGCGGGCCATGACCCTGCTGATGCTGGACAGCCAGATCGTGGACAGCCGCTCGCGCCTCAGAACGCTGGAGGAGCGGCTTTACATCTCTCTGGAAAATGACCGCGAGAAGCTGCTCAAACAATTGGCGGACATCCGCAGAGACCAGGAAGCGCAACTGGCATCTCTCGGTGAACTGGGTAGCAAACTCGTCAAACTGCGCGTGGACAACGAGCGCGAAAAAGCGCTTCAACAGCAAGTCATTACGGACATCGAAACCAAACTGACCGGCATCCGTACTACGGTAGTTCTGACGCCACCCGCCAGACTGCCGGACCCCGCGGGCGTTGGCCGCGGCACGATTGTCGCGCTTTACGCCTTATTGGGATTGATGGCGGGCGTATTCACCGCGTTTCTGGCAGAGTTCCTCCAGCAGGCGAGGTCACGGAGGTACCCTGCCGGCAACGGGGCGCAGGCCGAACACCTGGACACGGACGTGGAAACGGAAGCCGTCATGTGGGGAAGACGCTAAACGAGCAGATCGCCTACCGCAACTCGGCATAAACGCCAAGCGGGGCCGAATCTTACGGGCGATCAGCTCGACTGCTCCTCGCGCGCGCCGTCCACCATGTTGACCTTCGGCTCCTCTTCAGCAACCGGCCCCATGTTCCTCACCAGAGTGTCCGAATGGACGCGGTCACGACGTGCCCGTCGTCTCCAGATGGTTCGCCGGGCTGCTCGATCCGCGTGTATCGATACTCCAATTGGCCGGATGCGGTCGGCGCGTCGTATGAAAGCCGCGCTCCCGCGCTCCGTCCCGAGGTTTCCCCGGGGCCGAACACGCCGCTCTGCACGCCGTCGTACAGCGCGCCGAGCGCCCATTCCGGCGTGAAACGGCGCTCGATCTCCAGGCTCAGCATCCTGGCGTCGGTTCCCATGGGATGACCGATCACGAATCCGTGGTAGGTATAACCCGACCGATAGACCGCGTGTTGATACCACACCCCGGCCACGTTCGCGAAGGCATTGTCGGCATACTCACCGCGCAGCTCCCACCGTGACGAGCCGAACAGCTTGGGTAGGTACACCCCCGCGACCACGGCCGGATGCGACGGCAGCCATTTGGCGTGGTCCTCGCCCCCCCACTCCGCGTAGAACTCGAGGGGCTGCCGGCGCCAAGGGATCCTCACCGTTACGTCGGCCCCGGCCAATTGGTTGCCTGGATTGCGTTGGTCGTTCTCCCCGCGCGCCCGAATCACGTCCCAGAGCAGATCCGCCGTAAGCGGGCGCCCTTCGCCGCCGAACATCGCGGTTCTCGCAAGGCCGACCTCCAGCAGACGATGCGGCCGGAAGGCAAGGCGCAATCCGGCCAGATAGGGCTTGGGGATGGCCGCGCGATCGGCTTCGAGCCTGGTGACGAAGAGATGAACGGACGTTGCGCCGATCCATTTGAGGCGCCACGGCCGGCTCGGCTCCAGGCGCACCAGGTCGAACGGCCTGGCATAGTCTGTCAGCAGCAATGAGCCCCGAAAACCCGGGCCCCACCACATCGCCTCGCGCCCCACGGTCAGCGCCAGACCGGCGCCGGCAATGGACAGGTACGCTGCGCGGGTTGCGAAATCCAAATCGTCGGTCGCGCCGACCGGGTAACGAATCTCGGGGTGGTACCCCCACGCCGCCCATGGTCCCAGCGATCCGCCCAGCTCCACGCCCGCGCGGACATTGCCTCCGTCGTTGAATCGATCGCCCAACCGTTCGATGCCGGTCGGGACCGGCGGTCCTTCTCCCACCACGACCCGGCCGTCGAGCACCACGTCCGTGACCGACCCCAGCGACGCCAGCCGGCGTTCAATGGCCCGGACATCGGCGGCGATCCATGGATCGGACCCGGTCTCGGCGTTCGCGCGAATCTCGCGGACAATCGAACCCAGGGCCCCCCGCGAGAGCGGCTTGGTCTTGAGCAGGGCCTCGTTGATGACGCCCAGAGCCGCCAACCGCTCCAAACCCCGATACACCGGGTCATGGATGGGCAGGTGGGGCTCGGCGGCGAACACCGGATGAACGGCGAGCAGCGCGATCGCAACCGCCGCAACTCTCACCCGTTCTCGTAGCCGTTCGACGCGGGTCGCCCGTTGAAGGATCGGTGCTCGCGAAGGCTTTTGACGTACTCCCGGACAAACACGACCACCAATGCCGCGAACCCCGACAGGATGCCTGCGAGAACCATGTTGAGCAACATCCTGGGACCGATGGGCTTACGCGGCGGGACCGCCTCGTCCAAGATCTGGAAGTTCATGCTGATCGAGCGCTCGTTGAGGAATCGACCGGCCGACGAGACCGTGGCATTGGCAATGGCCGCTGCCATCTCCGGATCGCGCCACTGGGCGCGTACCGTGATGACCCCGCGACCCGGCCCGCTGACCTTGACGATCCGTTTCTGCACCGCCTCGATCGCTTCATCCCTGGTCGGTTTCTTCCCGGTCGCCTGAGCCAGCGCCGCTTCAAGCCCCAACTCGTCCACCACCATGCCGGCGACACGCCGGCTCTGGAGCACGGCCACGAGCTTATCGCTCGAGTTTTCGATACCCAACCTTCCTCCCAGTGACCCTGCGAGCGCGGATGACAGGCTGCCGCCGCGATCCTGCTCGAACGGCATGATCGTGGTCTGCGCAGAAAACGTCTTGGGGATAGTCACGCTCGCCCCGAGCGCGGCGGTTGTGGCGAGCGCCACCAGCGTCACAATCAACCACCGCCCTCCCCACACGACGCGTGCATAGTCCTGCAGGGTCGGCTCCCAATCCTCATGGGTCGCGAGTTGGGCCTCCCGCTCGTGTTCGATCTCGACGGTTTCAGAGCGATACGGCATGCTTGACTAGAAAACCACCACGAGCGCCGCGATGGCGATCCCAAATTGCCCCACGATCGTGGCAATGTCACGCCAGAACGGCAAGGGGCGATATTTGGCTTCCATTTCAGGCGGCACCAGAATGGCGTCTCCGGCCTCGATGGCTTTGATCTCATCCGGGCTGACCGAGGAGCCGTCGGCTTTGACCACGTATACGGCTTTGCGGTCGGCGTTGGGGAGAAACCCGCCGGCCAACGCCACATAGTCGTCGATCGAACGCCCCTGCTGGGCCATGACCGCGGTGGGATTGCGCACGCTGCCGATGATCGACACCGACGACGGCGGGGGCGGCACCACCAGATGATCCCCGTCCTCGAGCAGCAAGTCGTTGGGCGTGCCCTCCAGCTCGGCCGGATCGGCCAATCGGATCACCACGCGTCCCAGCGCGGTCTCCGACGCCAGCATCTTGACCGCGTCCTGGCGCGTGGCCAACTCGAAGCGGGCCGCTTCGGCCTCGTCCTTCGACAAACCGCCCATGGCCAAGGAAGCAGCCTCGGCCGTGATCCGCTGCTCGTGCGAAGCCGTGAATTCCCGCAACTGGCGTTCCTGGCTTTCGCGCACGCTCTTGCGCGTGAACACCGCGCCCCGCAAGTACGCCTTCTCAGTGAACCCTCCGGCCCGCCGGACCAAGGAGCTGAGCCGCTCGCCGGGCTGCATCACGTAGGTCCCGGGATACGGGATCTCTCCCTGGATCGTCACTCGATACTGCCGCTTGAGCTCGCCGACCTGCTTGATGAGCAACTCGTCCTCCCCTTGCAGGATGACATTCTGGTCGGGATCGTCGGCCAACACCCGATCCGGATCCAGGGGAATCACGTTGCGGACAACCTGCCCGTCGATGCCCGTGGCCGAGACCCGGACCAGCTCCGCCTCCCGCAACGCGGACTCGCGGGTGAGGCCCCCTTCGAACATCAGGTCGCGGACACGCATGCCCTTGAGCAAGGGGTACACGCCCGGCTTTTTCACCTCGCCGCGAACCGCGACCTGCGGCAGGGCCTTGGCGTCGCTCTTGGTGTAGACCACCACCTCGTCGTCCGGCTGCAGCACGGTGTTCTCGGACCCTTCGCCTTCCAGCAACCGGTCGAGCCGGAAGTAGAGGATCGTGCGCTCGAAGGCGGCGTCTTCCTTGGGCGTTTTCCGCCGGATCTCGGCCCGCGCCACGAACGCATCCTCGGTGGGGTCGCCGGCCTGCCGTATCAGCTCCAGCACCTTCATGTCCTCGTAGAGTTGGTAGCGCCCGGGGTGCCGAACCGCCCCGGTAACGGTCACGACCTGTGGACCATGGAACCGCGACGCGGGATAGACGCGGAGCTCGTCGCGATCCCGCAACTCGAGATTGTGGCGGGGATTGCCAGCCATCATCTGCTCGATGCTGAACGAGACGACGGTCCTGGTCATGGTGGGATACTCGTAGCGGATGATCTCGCTGTAATCGAGCGACGGTTCCGGCAGGAGTTGGTCGTACCTCGCAATGACGTCGCGGACGCGCATGCCGGGCCTGAACTCGTACTCCCCCGGACGCACCACGTGACCGCGCAGCCGCACCACGTGCCGCTGGACGGGGTCGATCGGCGCGAGCCGCACCACGTCCATGTTCTGAATCGGAAACTCGGCTGCCTCATCGACCCGCGACAGGTCCACATCGACCACGATGCGTTTTTCGTGCGCGA containing:
- a CDS encoding SLBB domain-containing protein; this encodes MARSRVSRCAAVGFVIGLLAGASAKAQPPPPAVSPELIRQAEDACRALQQTDPRQAGELCARLSSTPAPKSSTQPASPPAPAARHAFPDTPAPEPLTPEAETAAGPSDLERFFRTQPEPSGEPTATAIPESGDEPLTQFGYDIFDRTAAGFAPQLDVPVTPDYIVGPGDEFTITLWGLVDGLYKVQVDRNGEITLPRAGVIPVAGLRYEELRPFLERHLAKYYTDFHLSVGMGRLRSIRVYVVGEVKRPGGYTLSSLSTALNALFVAGGPTKRGSLRSLQVIRGGKTASRIDLYDFLLKGDRTQDIKLQHEDTVLVPLIGATVGVSGHVVRPAIYELKGAAALADALRLAGGPLPTADLSRVHVERVVAHEKRIVVDVDLSRVDEAAEFPIQNMDVVRLAPIDPVQRHVVRLRGHVVRPGEYEFRPGMRVRDVIARYDQLLPEPSLDYSEIIRYEYPTMTRTVVSFSIEQMMAGNPRHNLELRDRDELRVYPASRFHGPQVVTVTGAVRHPGRYQLYEDMKVLELIRQAGDPTEDAFVARAEIRRKTPKEDAAFERTILYFRLDRLLEGEGSENTVLQPDDEVVVYTKSDAKALPQVAVRGEVKKPGVYPLLKGMRVRDLMFEGGLTRESALREAELVRVSATGIDGQVVRNVIPLDPDRVLADDPDQNVILQGEDELLIKQVGELKRQYRVTIQGEIPYPGTYVMQPGERLSSLVRRAGGFTEKAYLRGAVFTRKSVRESQERQLREFTASHEQRITAEAASLAMGGLSKDEAEAARFELATRQDAVKMLASETALGRVVIRLADPAELEGTPNDLLLEDGDHLVVPPPPSSVSIIGSVRNPTAVMAQQGRSIDDYVALAGGFLPNADRKAVYVVKADGSSVSPDEIKAIEAGDAILVPPEMEAKYRPLPFWRDIATIVGQFGIAIAALVVVF